The following proteins are co-located in the Ketogulonicigenium robustum genome:
- a CDS encoding response regulator — translation MNRNSYDTPRRIALVEDDDELRNLVASLLEEEGFLVTPLPDGRALDVYLLREHPDVLLLDVMLPGEDGLSICRRLAPESPFRIMMLTARGADIDRIVGLELGADDYLPKPFNPRELIARVRALLRRAVPVEGPGGREVADFLDWRLDFAARSLVGRDDGVDAGLSSGEFELLVQFVIAPGRVLSRDHLLDTTRGRVSGPFDRAIDVQVSKLRRKLGDDAGQIIKTVRGGGYVLVCPVHRTKV, via the coding sequence ATGAACAGAAATAGCTATGACACGCCGCGCCGCATCGCGCTGGTCGAGGACGACGACGAGCTGCGCAATCTGGTTGCCAGTTTACTGGAGGAAGAGGGGTTCCTTGTGACCCCGCTGCCCGATGGCCGCGCGCTGGATGTCTATCTGCTGCGCGAGCACCCCGATGTGCTGCTACTCGATGTCATGCTACCCGGCGAGGACGGCCTGTCGATTTGCCGGCGCTTGGCGCCCGAATCCCCCTTCCGCATCATGATGCTGACGGCGCGCGGGGCCGATATAGACCGTATCGTCGGGCTGGAACTGGGCGCCGACGACTACCTGCCCAAGCCCTTCAACCCCCGCGAGCTGATCGCCCGTGTCCGCGCCCTGCTGCGCCGCGCGGTGCCGGTCGAGGGGCCGGGCGGGCGCGAGGTTGCCGATTTTCTGGACTGGCGGTTGGATTTCGCCGCGCGCAGTCTGGTGGGGCGCGATGACGGCGTTGATGCGGGGCTGTCATCGGGTGAGTTCGAGCTGCTGGTGCAGTTCGTCATCGCGCCCGGGCGCGTGCTGAGCCGTGACCACTTGCTGGATACCACGCGCGGACGCGTGAGCGGCCCGTTTGACCGCGCCATTGATGTTCAGGTGTCCAAGCTGCGGCGCAAGTTGGGCGATGACGCGGGCCAGATCATCAAGACAGTGCGCGGCGGCGGCTATGTTCTGGTCTGCCCCGTGCACAGGACAAAGGTATGA
- a CDS encoding DUF1304 domain-containing protein, with amino-acid sequence MIAVILTALVALIHIWIFVLEVFLWDKPQGIRAFGLQPDFAKATKILAANQGVYNGFLAAGLIWGIWLGPQGDAIKVFFLLCVAVAGVFGALTSSRKIIFVQTLPAALALIAVLAS; translated from the coding sequence ATGATCGCGGTAATTCTGACGGCGCTGGTCGCGCTGATTCATATATGGATTTTCGTCCTCGAGGTGTTCTTGTGGGACAAGCCGCAAGGTATCCGCGCCTTTGGCCTACAGCCCGACTTTGCCAAGGCCACCAAGATTTTGGCCGCAAATCAGGGGGTCTATAACGGCTTTTTGGCGGCCGGGCTGATCTGGGGGATTTGGCTGGGCCCGCAGGGCGATGCGATCAAGGTGTTCTTCCTGCTGTGTGTCGCGGTGGCGGGGGTATTTGGCGCGCTGACATCCAGCCGCAAGATCATATTCGTTCAGACGCTGCCCGCCGCGCTGGCGTTGATCGCCGTTCTGGCCAGCTAG
- a CDS encoding ATP-dependent nuclease — MISRISIRNFRSIASADIDGNWITTLVGANDAGKSNVLRALNLFFNNEINSGEDFEFTRDYNQFAPALNRKAAQIEISIIFDLPDGYKREGQSDQVVWKKVWRKDGEVRALERRAFSDGQPFPQRSKIPALLDRIRFTHIPAIKDKAFFADLQGRLYDVLASVAEGPLKNSAGEFQAQLGAQLQDLLSNLREAFEAESTMRLPENLREIFESLEISSGEVPLSRRGDGIKIRHIPLMLKFIAQKQDDLLTRGGVRYTHIWGFEEPENNVEMSAAFAMGDEFLELIAESDRFQLFLTTHSPIFYRLDQRRPEGVDWLTSHFVSKSGNHTITTTRAPDEVDESMGLMPIVAPYVAEAKRRYDEIGAQLEAVQDIAEQRRPTIFVEGDSDRVVFAKAWQLFSGIADDRVYICSGGEAYGGASALHSRSLAWMLTVRHRPVADRVKSASVFDDDASGNAARVSLGNDITRMNLGHCGLKSFKLDTPPRLQPLARRGFKLSVDLESYYTDAVWERAIESGWLEPIDDLASLLSPKLLNRMAAGGANPFAELNEADASRICNKFNDLGKRRASMFIQRLDQEDAERELESFRPMIEKIRGHLFQGGADAAAE; from the coding sequence ATGATCAGTAGAATTTCAATACGGAACTTTCGGTCAATTGCGAGTGCCGATATTGATGGAAATTGGATTACAACACTCGTTGGTGCAAATGATGCAGGAAAGTCTAACGTTCTGCGAGCCTTAAATTTATTCTTCAATAATGAGATAAATTCAGGGGAGGATTTCGAGTTTACACGAGACTACAATCAATTTGCGCCAGCGCTAAATCGGAAAGCTGCGCAGATTGAGATTTCGATTATTTTTGATCTACCCGATGGATATAAGCGCGAAGGGCAGTCCGATCAAGTTGTTTGGAAAAAAGTCTGGCGTAAGGATGGTGAGGTGCGTGCTTTAGAGAGGCGCGCGTTCTCCGACGGGCAGCCATTTCCACAAAGAAGCAAAATACCGGCGTTGCTAGATCGAATCAGGTTTACGCATATCCCCGCGATTAAGGATAAGGCGTTTTTCGCCGATCTTCAGGGACGGCTGTATGACGTGCTCGCCTCCGTCGCTGAGGGGCCATTAAAAAATTCAGCAGGGGAGTTTCAAGCTCAGCTTGGCGCGCAACTACAGGATTTGCTCTCGAACCTCAGAGAAGCGTTCGAGGCGGAGTCCACAATGCGGCTCCCCGAAAATCTTCGCGAAATTTTCGAAAGCTTGGAGATCAGTTCTGGTGAAGTTCCTCTCTCTCGGCGTGGGGATGGAATTAAAATCCGGCATATTCCGTTGATGCTGAAGTTTATAGCACAAAAGCAGGATGACCTTCTTACTAGAGGCGGAGTCCGTTACACACATATCTGGGGATTTGAAGAGCCGGAGAATAACGTTGAGATGTCTGCCGCTTTTGCAATGGGAGATGAGTTCCTTGAACTCATTGCAGAATCGGATCGCTTTCAACTTTTTTTGACTACGCATTCTCCAATTTTCTATCGTCTCGACCAACGCAGGCCCGAAGGTGTCGACTGGCTCACCTCCCATTTTGTGTCGAAAAGTGGCAACCATACGATTACGACAACCCGCGCTCCCGACGAGGTGGATGAAAGCATGGGCTTGATGCCGATAGTGGCTCCGTATGTCGCAGAAGCCAAGAGGCGCTATGATGAGATTGGTGCGCAACTGGAAGCCGTCCAAGACATTGCAGAGCAGCGCCGCCCGACAATTTTTGTCGAAGGCGATAGTGACCGCGTTGTCTTTGCGAAAGCCTGGCAGCTCTTTAGCGGCATCGCAGATGATCGCGTTTACATCTGTTCAGGTGGAGAAGCGTATGGTGGAGCCTCAGCTCTGCATAGTCGTTCGCTCGCTTGGATGTTGACAGTGCGTCATCGACCTGTAGCTGATCGCGTAAAATCAGCATCAGTATTCGACGATGATGCCAGCGGAAACGCTGCGAGAGTGTCTCTCGGAAATGACATTACTAGAATGAATCTGGGTCACTGTGGTTTGAAATCCTTTAAGCTCGATACTCCACCCAGACTTCAGCCTCTCGCTCGGCGCGGGTTTAAACTTTCGGTGGATCTTGAATCTTACTATACCGACGCAGTGTGGGAGCGTGCGATCGAGAGTGGCTGGCTCGAGCCTATCGACGATCTTGCAAGCTTGCTTTCTCCTAAATTGTTAAATCGGATGGCAGCCGGCGGAGCGAATCCATTTGCTGAACTAAATGAGGCAGACGCATCGCGAATCTGTAATAAGTTCAATGATCTGGGTAAGCGGCGGGCGTCGATGTTTATTCAGCGTCTGGATCAGGAAGACGCTGAGCGGGAGCTCGAAAGCTTCCGTCCTATGATCGAAAAAATTCGCGGTCATCTTTTCCAAGGAGGTGCGGATGCCGCTGCGGAGTAA
- a CDS encoding NAD-dependent succinate-semialdehyde dehydrogenase, whose product MYHDTLLLIDGTWRAALDGRTIPVVNPASEEVIGHVAHAGTADLDLALDAAQRGFDVWKAVSAYDRSKIMRRAADLLRERAADIAVLLTLEQGKPLAQSKMEVLGAADTIDWFAEEGRRTYGQVIPARAPGVLQITIKDPVGPVAAFTPWNFPVNQVVRKLSAALCTGCSIIVKAPEETPASPAELLRCFMDAGVPAGVVNLVYGVPSEISQYLIPHPVIRKISFTGSTPVGKHLAGLAGQHMKRATMELGGHAPVMIFNDADIDEAIALMTTHKFRNAGQVCVSPTRFLVQDGVADRFLAGFAEAASKLRVGDGMDADSDIGPLANERRIPALQGMIDDAVQHGGRIVTGGRRIGNKGYFFEPTILADVPTSAQIMNDEPFGPVAVVNRVAGIEDALAEANRLPFGLAAYAFTKSSETSDHLRARVRAGMLTVNHLGLALPEVPFGGIGDSGYGTEGGSEAVDAYLDTRFVTQKL is encoded by the coding sequence ATGTATCACGACACGTTATTGCTGATCGACGGCACATGGCGCGCCGCCTTGGATGGCCGCACGATTCCCGTCGTTAATCCCGCGAGCGAGGAGGTGATCGGCCACGTCGCCCATGCAGGCACCGCCGATCTGGATTTGGCGCTGGATGCCGCACAGCGTGGGTTCGACGTGTGGAAAGCCGTGTCCGCCTATGATCGGTCAAAGATCATGCGCCGCGCGGCCGATTTGCTGCGTGAACGCGCCGCCGATATTGCCGTGTTGTTGACGCTGGAACAGGGTAAACCACTGGCGCAAAGCAAGATGGAGGTGCTTGGCGCCGCCGACACCATCGATTGGTTCGCCGAGGAAGGCCGCCGCACTTATGGGCAGGTGATTCCCGCCCGCGCCCCCGGCGTGCTGCAAATCACCATCAAGGACCCGGTCGGGCCGGTCGCGGCCTTTACACCGTGGAATTTCCCCGTGAACCAAGTGGTGCGCAAGCTGTCGGCGGCGCTGTGCACTGGCTGCTCGATCATCGTCAAAGCGCCCGAGGAAACCCCCGCATCGCCCGCCGAACTGCTGCGTTGCTTTATGGATGCGGGCGTGCCGGCGGGGGTGGTGAATCTTGTCTACGGGGTGCCGTCCGAGATTTCGCAATACCTGATCCCGCATCCGGTGATCCGCAAAATCTCGTTCACCGGCTCGACCCCTGTAGGCAAGCATCTGGCGGGTCTGGCGGGTCAGCATATGAAGCGCGCCACGATGGAGCTGGGCGGCCACGCGCCGGTGATGATCTTTAACGACGCCGATATTGACGAGGCGATCGCCCTGATGACGACGCACAAGTTCCGCAATGCGGGGCAGGTTTGTGTCTCGCCCACGCGCTTTTTGGTGCAGGACGGGGTGGCGGATCGGTTCCTTGCGGGCTTTGCCGAGGCTGCGTCCAAGTTGCGCGTCGGCGACGGGATGGACGCAGACAGCGACATCGGCCCCCTTGCGAACGAGCGGCGCATTCCCGCGCTGCAGGGCATGATCGACGATGCCGTGCAGCACGGCGGGCGCATCGTCACGGGCGGCCGCCGGATCGGCAACAAAGGCTATTTCTTTGAGCCGACCATTCTGGCCGATGTGCCGACATCGGCGCAGATCATGAATGACGAACCCTTTGGCCCCGTGGCTGTCGTGAACCGTGTCGCGGGGATCGAGGATGCGCTGGCCGAAGCGAACCGCCTGCCGTTCGGCCTGGCGGCCTATGCCTTCACCAAGTCTTCGGAAACATCCGACCACCTGCGGGCGCGCGTGCGCGCAGGGATGCTGACGGTGAACCATTTGGGGCTGGCGCTGCCCGAAGTGCCCTTTGGCGGGATCGGCGATTCCGGTTACGGCACCGAGGGCGGGTCCGAGGCGGTCGATGCCTATCTGGACACCCGCTTCGTCACCCAGAAACTGTAA
- a CDS encoding sensor histidine kinase, with translation MSKLGLGARLMLVILFSMLVLQILSVVVYISDRGVDALTRRAAMFPDRLEAIVTLMDHSNAEQRGLLVRSISDEGTTISWTDDIPALGDGIDARSGEVVVPGFGAWLSDYSDMLGSHQLQVVIPREGRHWFLPNLSRSINTQQVRVSVRLADGTWVNLYRHPVRGLFFAGIPLGVFTALFLAGVALLSMAIIWRETNPLRRLAAAAEDFGRDLEPRPLPVPRPPDLRVLVLAFNRMQQNIAQADRSRSDMIAALSHDIRTPLARLTLRIRKLDSDLRAAAEHDIDQITRVADGAFRFTETEMARLEETMDLRHLLRDITADYDLPLQDPLPQRLALMQGHVGLLDRAFSNLIENAGKYAQTVRVKLVAGPQPRDGRGCKHMILFDDDGPGIPPEDRARLLQPFQRGQTARTDQSEGVGLGLYLANRIIERHGGSLELEASPAGGLRVKVLLPALVAGASDKDKPLMGL, from the coding sequence ATGAGCAAGCTGGGTCTTGGCGCCCGGCTGATGTTGGTCATCCTGTTTTCCATGCTGGTGCTGCAGATCCTCAGCGTGGTGGTCTATATATCTGACCGTGGGGTCGATGCGCTGACGCGCCGCGCCGCCATGTTCCCCGACCGGCTAGAGGCAATCGTCACCCTGATGGACCACAGCAACGCCGAGCAGCGCGGCTTGTTGGTAAGGTCGATTTCGGATGAAGGAACGACGATCAGTTGGACGGACGATATCCCCGCCTTGGGTGATGGTATCGATGCGCGCAGCGGCGAGGTGGTCGTGCCCGGGTTCGGCGCATGGCTTTCGGATTATTCTGATATGTTGGGCAGCCATCAGCTGCAAGTCGTGATCCCGCGCGAGGGGCGCCATTGGTTTTTGCCCAACCTTTCGCGCAGTATAAATACCCAGCAGGTCCGGGTTTCGGTGCGACTGGCTGACGGGACATGGGTGAATCTGTATCGCCACCCCGTACGCGGGCTGTTTTTCGCGGGCATCCCGCTGGGGGTGTTTACGGCATTGTTTCTGGCTGGCGTCGCGCTGCTCTCGATGGCGATTATCTGGCGCGAGACGAACCCCCTGCGCCGTCTTGCCGCCGCTGCCGAAGACTTCGGCCGCGATCTGGAGCCGCGCCCCTTGCCTGTGCCGCGACCGCCGGATTTGCGCGTGCTGGTTTTGGCATTCAACCGCATGCAACAGAACATCGCGCAGGCCGACCGAAGCCGCAGCGACATGATTGCGGCGCTGTCGCACGACATCCGCACGCCGCTGGCGCGTCTGACGTTACGGATTCGCAAGTTGGATAGCGATCTGCGCGCGGCGGCTGAACATGACATCGACCAGATCACCCGCGTGGCTGACGGGGCCTTCCGCTTCACTGAAACCGAAATGGCCCGGCTGGAAGAGACGATGGACCTGCGCCATTTGTTGCGCGACATCACCGCGGATTACGACCTGCCCCTGCAAGACCCGTTGCCCCAGCGGCTTGCGCTGATGCAGGGACACGTCGGCCTGCTGGATCGGGCTTTTTCCAACCTGATCGAGAACGCAGGGAAATATGCCCAGACCGTGCGCGTCAAGCTGGTTGCAGGCCCGCAGCCGCGTGATGGACGCGGTTGCAAGCATATGATTCTGTTCGACGATGACGGCCCTGGCATCCCCCCCGAGGATCGCGCCCGCCTTTTGCAGCCCTTTCAACGCGGCCAGACGGCGCGAACTGACCAGTCCGAAGGCGTGGGGCTGGGGCTTTACCTTGCGAACCGCATTATAGAACGCCATGGCGGCAGCCTCGAGCTGGAGGCGTCGCCAGCGGGCGGGCTGCGGGTGAAAGTGCTGCTGCCTGCGTTGGTCGCAGGCGCTAGCGATAAAGATAAGCCCTTAATGGGGCTGTGA
- a CDS encoding acetoin reductase: MMSVKGKVVLITGAGQGIGRGIALRLAKDGANIALVDLRAEQLEGVKKEVEAFGVKATTFVADVSKQDQVKAAVDHAEKELGGFDVIVNNAGIAQVKPLADVTPEDMDRIFRINVDGVLWGIQAAAAKFKALGHKGKIINASSIAGHDGFAMLGVYSATKFAVRALTQAAAKEYASAGITVNAYCPGIVGTSMWVEIDERFAEITGTPKGETYKKYVDGIALGRAQTPEDVAALVAFLASDDSDYITGQAILTDGGIVYR; the protein is encoded by the coding sequence ATGATGTCTGTTAAAGGTAAAGTCGTTTTAATCACCGGCGCGGGCCAAGGCATTGGCCGCGGCATCGCCCTGCGCCTCGCCAAAGATGGCGCCAACATCGCACTGGTCGACCTGCGCGCCGAACAGTTGGAAGGCGTCAAGAAAGAGGTCGAGGCCTTTGGCGTCAAGGCCACCACCTTCGTGGCCGATGTCAGCAAGCAAGATCAGGTCAAGGCCGCCGTCGATCATGCCGAGAAGGAACTGGGCGGGTTCGACGTGATCGTCAACAACGCGGGCATCGCGCAGGTCAAGCCGCTGGCCGACGTCACCCCCGAGGATATGGACCGCATTTTCCGTATCAACGTCGATGGCGTTCTGTGGGGCATTCAGGCCGCAGCCGCCAAGTTCAAGGCGCTGGGGCACAAGGGCAAAATCATCAACGCCTCGTCCATCGCAGGGCATGACGGGTTTGCGATGCTGGGTGTCTATTCGGCCACGAAATTCGCCGTCCGCGCCCTGACCCAAGCCGCTGCCAAAGAATATGCCAGCGCCGGGATCACCGTGAACGCCTATTGCCCCGGCATCGTCGGCACCAGCATGTGGGTCGAAATCGACGAACGCTTTGCCGAAATCACCGGTACCCCCAAAGGCGAGACGTATAAGAAATACGTCGACGGTATCGCCTTGGGCCGTGCCCAAACGCCCGAGGATGTCGCAGCCCTTGTCGCTTTCCTTGCCAGCGATGATTCAGACTACATCACCGGTCAGGCCATTCTGACAGACGGCGGTATTGTCTACCGCTAA
- a CDS encoding NAD-dependent succinate-semialdehyde dehydrogenase — MAYATINPYTGETVATFKDATDDEVRAAIGGAHDAFLAWRNTSFAERGKILQNAANILRRDADAYARLLTLEMGKLTAEAKAEVELSAKIFEYYVRNAEKLLAPEKLPVLDPAEGDNILVHEPLGVLLAIEPWNFPYYQIARILAPQLSAGNTLILKHASNVPQAAAAFEKLMAEAGLPTGAFKNLYATRDQIELIINDDRVHGVALTGSEGAGSVVASQAGKALKKSTLELGGADAFVVLKDADMQKTIDWAVFGRHWNGGQVCVSSKRMIIVDEVYDQFLEGYRKGVAGLVAGDPFAPETTLAPLSSKGAAEEVKDKIREAVKHGAKAEEVGPAVPNQGAFVQPTILTDIGEDNPARYWEFFGPVSMLFRAKDEDDAVRIANDSPFGLGGSVFTADAKHGAEVAKRISTGMVFVNHPTKVEADLPFGGIRRSGYGRELIGLGLKEFVNHKLIGVVDIDAHF, encoded by the coding sequence ATGGCTTACGCAACGATCAACCCCTACACCGGCGAAACCGTCGCCACCTTCAAGGACGCGACCGATGACGAAGTGCGCGCCGCAATCGGCGGGGCCCATGATGCGTTTCTAGCGTGGCGCAACACCAGCTTTGCCGAACGCGGCAAGATCTTGCAAAACGCCGCCAATATCCTGCGCCGTGATGCCGACGCCTACGCCCGCCTGCTGACGCTGGAAATGGGCAAACTGACCGCCGAGGCCAAGGCCGAGGTTGAGCTGTCGGCCAAGATCTTCGAATACTACGTCCGTAACGCGGAAAAGCTGCTAGCCCCCGAAAAGCTGCCGGTGCTTGATCCAGCCGAAGGCGACAACATTCTGGTGCACGAACCCCTTGGCGTACTGCTAGCGATCGAGCCTTGGAACTTCCCCTACTACCAGATCGCCCGCATTTTGGCCCCCCAACTGTCGGCCGGGAACACGCTGATCCTGAAGCACGCCTCGAACGTGCCGCAGGCCGCCGCTGCGTTTGAAAAGCTGATGGCCGAGGCTGGCCTGCCCACAGGCGCGTTCAAGAACCTTTATGCCACGCGCGACCAGATCGAACTGATCATCAACGACGACCGCGTCCACGGTGTTGCCCTGACCGGGTCGGAAGGCGCAGGATCGGTCGTCGCATCGCAAGCAGGCAAGGCGCTGAAAAAATCGACGTTGGAACTGGGCGGCGCCGACGCTTTCGTCGTTCTGAAAGACGCCGACATGCAAAAGACCATCGACTGGGCCGTGTTCGGGCGTCACTGGAACGGCGGTCAGGTTTGCGTCTCGTCCAAGCGTATGATCATCGTGGACGAGGTCTATGACCAATTCCTTGAGGGCTATCGCAAGGGCGTCGCGGGTCTTGTTGCGGGCGACCCCTTTGCCCCCGAAACCACCCTTGCCCCGCTGTCGTCCAAAGGCGCCGCCGAAGAGGTGAAGGACAAGATCCGCGAAGCCGTCAAACACGGTGCCAAGGCCGAGGAAGTCGGCCCCGCCGTGCCGAACCAAGGCGCATTTGTGCAGCCGACCATTCTGACCGACATCGGCGAAGACAACCCTGCCCGCTATTGGGAATTCTTCGGCCCCGTCTCGATGCTGTTCCGCGCCAAGGACGAGGATGACGCCGTCCGTATCGCCAACGACTCGCCGTTCGGGTTGGGGGGCTCGGTCTTTACCGCCGATGCCAAGCACGGCGCCGAGGTGGCCAAGCGCATCTCGACCGGCATGGTCTTTGTGAACCACCCGACCAAGGTCGAGGCCGACCTGCCCTTCGGCGGCATCCGCCGCTCGGGCTATGGCCGCGAGCTGATCGGGCTGGGGCTGAAGGAATTCGTCAACCACAAGCTGATTGGCGTCGTCGACATCGACGCGCATTTCTAA
- a CDS encoding DUF6538 domain-containing protein — protein MKKIPSPVLRGSSYYLYRRVPRRYESVERRAFIDLSLHTDSLALASEKAVKVWSELVAAWEIKLTGRDGEALARFEMARELAANRGFSYPKAALRRDGVRT, from the coding sequence ATGAAGAAGATTCCCTCCCCTGTCCTGCGTGGCTCCAGTTATTATCTCTATCGCCGCGTGCCGCGTCGGTATGAGTCGGTCGAGCGACGCGCGTTCATTGACCTGTCTCTGCACACGGATTCGCTCGCCTTGGCGTCGGAAAAGGCGGTGAAGGTGTGGTCTGAGCTTGTCGCCGCTTGGGAGATCAAACTCACGGGTCGCGACGGCGAGGCGCTGGCGCGGTTCGAGATGGCGCGCGAGCTCGCTGCCAATCGCGGCTTTAGCTATCCGAAAGCTGCGCTCAGGCGTGACGGGGTCAGAACGTGA
- a CDS encoding heavy metal translocating P-type ATPase has protein sequence MENQHSHGHSHTHSDGAHASAGAKTVKDPVCGMDVNPATAQHFSDYHGQRYYFCSSGCKAKFDAAPDSYMKGAPAPVAAAKGTVWTCPMHPEIRRDAPGVCPICGMTLEPLVATPDSGPSAELVDMTRRFWVALALTIPVFALEMGSHIFPALHHMVPPHVSVWAQLVLATPVVLWAGAPFFQRGWASIRNRSLNMFTLIAMGTGVAWAYSMIAALAPGLFPATFRASDGSVAVYFEAAAVITVLVLLGQVLELRAREQTSGAIRALLDLSPKTARRISAGGQDEDVPIEAVALGDLLRIRPGETVPVDGVVTEGRSSLDESLVTGEAMPVSRDVGDPLVAGTVNQTGALIMRAEKVGHDTMLARIVQMVADAQRSRAPIQRMADQVAGWFVPAVIGIAVLAFVVWAAVGPDPRFANGLLAAVSVLIIACPCALGLATPMSIMVGIGKGAGAGVLIKNAEALERMEKVDTLVVDKTGTLTEGKPALLRIAASGGFDEDTLLRLAAAAEAGSEHPLAQAIVKAAQSRGVAIPSVTGFDQPVGKGVTATVEGMQILLGNAGFLGESSVDVAPLAATAEDMRQDGASAIFMAVDGRLAGALAIADPIKETSLDAISALQAEGVHVVMLTGDNVTTAQAVAKRLAIDAVEADVLPDQKAAVVAKLKGQGKVVAMAGDGVNDAPALAAADVGIAMGQGTDVAIESAGVTLLQGDLTGIVNARVLSQATMRNIRQNLMFAFIYNAAGIPLAAGVLYPTFGILLSPVVAALAMALSSVSVITNALRLRGLRL, from the coding sequence ATGGAAAACCAGCATAGCCATGGGCATAGCCACACGCATAGTGACGGCGCGCATGCGTCTGCGGGGGCCAAGACTGTAAAAGACCCTGTCTGCGGTATGGATGTGAATCCTGCGACAGCGCAGCATTTCAGCGATTACCACGGGCAACGGTATTATTTCTGTTCAAGCGGGTGCAAGGCCAAGTTCGACGCCGCACCCGATAGCTATATGAAAGGCGCGCCCGCACCTGTCGCTGCGGCCAAGGGCACGGTTTGGACCTGCCCGATGCATCCCGAAATTCGCCGCGACGCGCCCGGGGTCTGCCCCATTTGCGGCATGACGCTAGAGCCGTTGGTCGCAACGCCGGACAGCGGCCCCAGCGCCGAACTGGTAGATATGACGCGCCGGTTCTGGGTTGCGCTGGCGCTGACGATACCGGTTTTTGCGCTTGAAATGGGCAGCCATATCTTCCCCGCGCTGCACCACATGGTGCCGCCGCATGTGTCGGTCTGGGCGCAGTTGGTGTTAGCGACGCCTGTGGTGCTGTGGGCGGGGGCACCGTTCTTTCAGCGGGGCTGGGCGTCGATCCGCAACCGCAGCCTGAACATGTTTACCCTGATCGCCATGGGGACGGGCGTGGCTTGGGCCTATAGCATGATCGCCGCGCTGGCGCCGGGGCTATTCCCTGCCACGTTCCGCGCCAGCGACGGCAGCGTCGCCGTTTATTTCGAGGCCGCCGCCGTCATCACCGTGTTGGTGCTGCTGGGCCAAGTGCTGGAGCTGCGCGCGCGCGAGCAGACCTCGGGCGCGATCCGCGCGCTGCTGGACCTGTCGCCGAAGACCGCGCGGCGCATATCTGCTGGCGGGCAGGACGAGGATGTGCCGATCGAGGCGGTTGCGCTGGGCGATCTGCTGCGCATTCGCCCTGGCGAGACGGTGCCCGTCGACGGTGTGGTGACCGAAGGACGGTCGTCGTTGGACGAATCTTTGGTCACGGGCGAGGCGATGCCCGTCTCGCGTGATGTGGGCGACCCGCTGGTGGCAGGCACGGTCAACCAGACCGGCGCGCTGATCATGCGGGCCGAAAAGGTGGGGCACGATACGATGTTGGCCCGCATCGTGCAGATGGTCGCCGATGCGCAGCGCAGCCGTGCGCCCATTCAGCGCATGGCCGATCAGGTCGCAGGCTGGTTCGTGCCGGCTGTGATCGGCATTGCGGTGCTGGCGTTCGTCGTCTGGGCAGCTGTCGGGCCGGACCCGCGTTTTGCGAACGGGCTGTTGGCGGCGGTCTCGGTTTTGATCATCGCCTGTCCATGTGCGCTGGGGCTGGCGACGCCGATGTCGATTATGGTGGGTATCGGCAAAGGTGCGGGTGCGGGCGTTCTGATCAAGAATGCCGAGGCGCTGGAGCGGATGGAAAAGGTCGACACGCTGGTCGTCGACAAAACCGGAACGCTGACCGAAGGGAAGCCAGCGCTGCTGCGCATCGCCGCTAGCGGGGGCTTCGACGAAGACACGCTATTGCGGTTAGCCGCCGCTGCCGAGGCTGGGTCTGAGCACCCGCTGGCGCAGGCGATTGTGAAAGCGGCGCAAAGCCGCGGCGTGGCGATCCCCTCGGTTACGGGGTTCGACCAGCCCGTGGGCAAGGGCGTGACCGCCACGGTTGAGGGCATGCAGATCTTGCTGGGGAATGCGGGCTTTCTGGGCGAGAGCAGCGTCGATGTCGCGCCGCTGGCCGCCACGGCCGAGGATATGCGTCAGGATGGAGCCAGCGCGATTTTCATGGCGGTCGATGGCCGCTTGGCGGGCGCCTTGGCCATCGCCGACCCGATCAAGGAAACCAGCCTTGACGCGATCAGTGCGCTGCAGGCCGAAGGGGTGCATGTCGTCATGCTGACGGGCGACAATGTCACTACGGCGCAAGCTGTGGCGAAACGCCTTGCTATTGATGCGGTCGAGGCTGATGTGCTGCCTGACCAGAAAGCCGCTGTTGTGGCCAAGCTGAAAGGGCAGGGCAAAGTTGTCGCGATGGCGGGCGACGGGGTGAATGACGCGCCCGCGCTGGCCGCTGCGGATGTGGGTATCGCGATGGGCCAAGGCACGGATGTGGCCATTGAAAGCGCGGGTGTGACGCTGCTGCAGGGCGATCTGACGGGTATCGTGAATGCGCGTGTGCTGTCGCAGGCAACGATGCGGAACATTCGGCAGAACCTGATGTTCGCCTTTATCTACAACGCTGCGGGCATCCCGCTGGCGGCGGGGGTGCTTTACCCGACCTTTGGCATTTTGCTGTCGCCCGTGGTGGCGGCGCTGGCGATGGCGTTATCCTCGGTCAGTGTGATCACCAACGCGCTGCGGCTGCGGGGGTTACGGCTATAG